The Gemmatimonadaceae bacterium DNA segment CGCGCCTTGCCGAGCAGCGCGGCCACCGTGGACTCGAGGCGCAGGACGGTGGGGTCGCCATCGAGGACGTCGTCGCCGACGAGCGCGTCGGCCATCGCGCGACGCATTCCGGCGGAGGGTTGGGTGACGGTGTCGGAGCGGAGGTCGATCACGTGGGAAGACGGAGGACGGAAGACGGAGGACGGAAGCGACGGCACCCGCAGCCGCTAGGGTCAGTCGGCGACGGGGAGGGTCTGCGCTTCCGCAGCGCGGGCCTGCAATTGCTCCTGCGTTGCGGCGGCGACTTCTGCGCCCACGACGAAGATCAGCGCGGCGTAGTAGGTCCAGAACACTACTACGATGAGCGCGCCAAGCGTTCCGGAGTAGACCGACGCCGGCGGGTAGGCGCTCACCACCTTGCCGAAGACCACGCGGGCGACCTCGAACAGCAGCGTCGCGGTGACGGCACCGGCGATGGTCGGGACGAGCGGGGTCTTTCGCTTGGGCAGCCAGTGGTACAGCAGGCCGAAGAGGAGCACGACCACGGCCAACGCGATGAGGCGGCCCACGAGCAGTTCCACGCCGCCCAGCAGGTCTTGGCGCACGCCCAGTTCAATCAGCGCCTTTCCGACGCGCCCGCTGCCGAAGGTGAGAAACGAGGTCAGGCCCACCCAGAGCACCATCAAGATGACGGTGAAGCCGGAGAGGCTCAGGTCCCAGAGCAGGCCGTGGAACACCGTGCGGTCGCGGTCGTGATTGAAGACGATTCCCATCACGCTGCGCAGGGACCCGAAGAGCCGCGCCGAGAACCAGAAGAAGAGGATGGTGCCGCCGATGCCGAAGACGGCGCGGGTACGCTGCACGTCGGCGAGCACCGGGTCGAGCATCGCGCCGCCGACGCCGAGGCCGGCGGGGAGCACACGCTCGAGCACGCCTTGGGCGATGCGTGTCGCGGCATCCGGTGACTCGCCGAGGAGATAGCCGAGTGCCGCCGCCAGCATCAAGACAAAGGGGACGCCGGCGAGGAGGATGTTGAAGGCCACCCCGCCGGCGAGAAACCCTACGTTGTCGTCAAGGACGTCGCCGAGAACCCGCCGGACGACGCCAAGGATATTGCGAATCAGACGCCGTCGTCCTCTCCGTCGGTAGCCTCGCGGTGGCGCGCGAGGCGCTCCTCGAGTGCGGCGCGGGCGTCGCGCGCGGCCGAACGGCCCTGACGGGACAGGTCGTCCACCACTCCGCGTCCGGTCTCGGCCAGGTCTCGGGCCTTGCGCTTCACCTTGCGAGCGCCGCGCCGGATATCGGCACGGGTCTCGTCTCCCGTCTGCGGGGCGAAGAGCAGGGCCAGCCCCGCTCCTACCGCCGCCCCGAGGAGGAACAGGCCGACGCCTCCGCCAGCGCTCCCGCGTCGCTCGATCACCACTGCCGGTTCGCCGTGCTCAGACATCGTGCCTCCTCGGGTGCAGGGTCAGGGTCAGCCTTCCACGAAGACCAGGAAGCGCGAGGTGCGCCAGAAGGTCGTCGGGTCCGTGATGCGGATCGTGCCCTTGAACTTGCCGTCCGCGGGCGCCGCGTCCAGTCCCGTCACGTCATTCGGCGAGACGATCCGGTACGTCTTGTTCGGATCCGGCAGGACGATCTCGCGCAGTTCGCGGCGGTCGGAGGCCGTAAAGTCCCCGGCGTCCAGCGTCCGCGAGAGAATGGTCGTGCGGCCGATTCCGAGCATTCCGCCCCGGCGGACGATGACGCCGCGGTTGATGAGGTCGTCCTGGCGGCCGGCCACCCAGTACACAGTGTTCTGCTCGACCGTCAGTGCATCCTTATCGGCACGCAGCGCGGCACCCTCGGCCGCCAACTGCTGGTTGGCCTCGCGCAGCTGCGCGTTCTGGGCCGTCAGGCCGGTCACCTGCTCCACGAGCGCGGCCACTTCCTGGCGCTGCTGGTCCACGAGCGTCTGGAAGGCCGCCACCGTGCTGTCGTAGCGACGGCTGAGGTCGCTGTTGCCGGCCGTCAGTGCCGCGATGCGGCGGCGGCTCTGCGCCATCCGGTCCTCGGCCTCCTTCACGCGATTCGTCAGCTCCGTCACGCGGTCCAGCAGCTGCGCGCGCGCCTGCGACGGCGTCAGCGTCTCCATCTCGCCGGTGCGGGACTGGACGGGCTGGCCCGAGCGGACCTTGTCGATCTCGCCATTCACTTCGGAGATGAAGCGCTGCGTGGCGACGACTTCCGACAGCAGCGAGTCCTTCTCGGACGAGAGCGCGGCCGCCTGCGCCATCTGGCGGTCATACTCGGACTTCGACACACAGGCCGACGCAACGATGGCGACGGCGGCGAGAGCTACGATCTTGCGCATTGGGTGTTCCTCAGTGGGGGAGTTCTGGACCCGTCCGGTTCACTCACCCGCATCCGGGTCATCCGGCGCCGCTTCCACGGCAGGGCCGACCCCAGGGGCCGGACGCTCAATCGCCGGTCCTTTGACGTACCTCAGCACCCCCTCAGCTGTTCCACCAACTGCCAAATTCTCGAACAGGAACCCGAACTTGGCATCGTAAGCCGTTGCCAGTTTGTCCTTTACGTCGGCCGGCAGATCCCAGAGCTGACGCTTGAACGGCCCGAGTGCCTTCTTGCGGGTCTTGTAGAAGAACTGCTCATCGGTGTCGCCCGCCTTCCGCTCCTCCGCCGCGTTGACGCGCAGCCAGGCGTAGATCTCCTCGCGCAGCGCAGCCGGGAGGTGATCGTAGAGCATATTCTGGAAGCCGGTCGCCAGATGAATCTCGGCCGTCTGGGTGCGCGGGAAGTGGAAGAACGCGCTGTCTGGCAGCGTCGAGGCCCCGTGCTGCACCGCCCCGCTCAGGCCGTACTTCTCGCGGGCCACGCGCGAGAGGTCCTCGAGCGTCTTGAAGTCCAGGGCCACGTCGGCGATGGAACCGTCGGCGAGCACCACGCCGCCGTGCGACGTGCCCGACTGCACCGAGATTTTGCTCAGCCCCACCGCGCCCGGCGCCTTGGCGGCCAGCGTGCGGTTGTAGCCGTCCATAAACGCCTCGAGCTCGGGCACGGTGGAGTTCTCCGTGCCCACCTCGCCGATCTCGCCACCCAGCGAGATGGTGACCCCCTTGGGCTCCAGCGAGCGCACGTACTGCGTCAGGTCGACGCCGACCTCGAAGTTGAGCCGCTGTTGGGCGTCGAGGGTGGCGTGGGAGAGATCGACCAGCGTGGAGGTGTCGAGGTCGATGTTGTAGAAGCCGGCGCTGATGGCCTCGAGCGCGAGCTGCTTCACCGCCCCGACCTCAGCGGCCGCGTCCACCTTGTACTTCTTGGCGTTCACCTGGAAGTGGTCGCCCTGGATGAACACCGGCCCGCGATGTCCCTCGCGCAGGGCGGCCGCGAGCATCACCGCCACGTACTCGGCGGGGCGCTGCTCGGTGTAGGCGATCTCCGAGCGGGCGATCTCGAGGATGAAGGCGCCGCCGTTCACGCGCCTGGCGGTGCGGAAGATGCTGCGGGCGGTGTCGTAGGACGCGCCGCGCACGTTGATGGCGGGCACCGTCACCGGCGGCACATCGCCGCGGCCGCGCGCCATATAGAAGTCGTGGATGGAGGCCGAGTAGGTGCCGACGGCGCGGCCGCATTCCCAGATGGCCCAGCGTGCCCAGTCCTGCTCGTCGGGGCTGCCGAAGACGGCGAGGCGGACGAGGGCGTCCATCATCGGGCCGGCGAGGGCGGCCTCATCTCTCAGCGTGAGCTTGCCGTTGGCAATCGCGGCGGCGGCGCCGAGGGTCTGCGTGACGTGGGCGGGAACCTTGGACATCGGACGAGAGACTGGGTGTGAGGCGCGGCCTCTGGTGGCGCGCGGAGTGACCGGCTTCGGTTGGGCGGGCGCGTGGGGCGCCCAGCCATCAAATCTCGCGTGATTTCCGGGTGGAGGCAACGACAATTCACCACAGAGGGCACAGAGGGCACAGAGCACTGCCACTGCCACTGCCACTGCCGGTGCAACGCAGGGACGCCGAGAACGGCAACCGCTTTTTCAACGCAGAGACGCAGAGGGCGCAGAGAACTGCAACCGTAACTGCAAATTCTTTGGGGGCCCGCACCGAGCTATCGGTGCGAACCCCCAAGGAAAGCAGTTGTAGTTCTCTGCGTACTCTGCGCCTCTGCGTTCAAAGCAGTTTGATTCAGCAGTTCGACTTAGCAGTCTGCGGTTGCCGTTCTCTGTGCCCTCTGTGCCCTCTGTGGTGACCCGCCGTTCAGAGCACCCAATCGGGATCGGAGAGCGGCAACGCTTCCCACACGGCGCGCATCTGCTGCCAGTCGGGGTGCCCGAACTGGTAGTACGTCAGCTGCTTCCCGAGTTCGACGCCGGGCTGGTCGAGCGGATCCACTCCGTAGAGTTGCCCCGCATAGACGGTCGCGAGTTCGAAGAACATAAAGAGCCCGCCGAGGTGCCACTCGTCGACGCGCGTGACGCGCAGCGTCATCGTGGGACGGCCTCCCTGCGCCAGCGCCCCCGCCGTGGCCCGACACTCCGCGCGCAGCAACTCGGCGAAGCTGTGGTCCTTCAGGTACGCGAGCTCCGCGGGATCACCGCTGCCGTGCGGAATCGCCACGTCCGAGGGGTGCTCTTCGACGTCGACGAAGGTCACCGTCTTGTCGCACGGACCCTCCATAAAGAGCTGGACCTGAGCGTGTTGGTCCGTCGCGCCGACGGCCGCGATGGGCGTGGGGCCCACGTGCGCGCCAGACGGCGTGCGCTTGCCCAGCGACTCGGCCCAGAGCTGCACGAACCAGGGCCCGAGGTCGCGCAACGCGTCTGAGTAAGGCATCAGGACGTGCATCGCCTGTCCAGCGTCCTGCTGGGCACGCCACTGCAGCGCCGCGAAGGCGAGCGCCGGGTCCTCGCGCAGGCTCGCCCCTTGGCAGCGGTCGCGCATCGCGACGGCACCGGCGACCAGCGCGGCGATGTCGAGCCCGAGCAGCGCGGCCGGCAGCGTGCCTACGGGTGAGAGCACGCTGAAGCGTCCGCCGACGTTGGGCGGCACCACGAAGGTCGGGATGCCTTCGGCGTCGGCCACGCGGCGCAGGGCACCCTTCTCCGGGTCGGTGATGAACGCGAGGTGTTCGCGCAGCGGCAAGCCGGCCGCGCGGAGCCGATCGCGCACGAGCAGATACTGCGCCATCGTCTCGGCCGTGCTGCCGGACTTGGAGATCACCAGCACCCGGGTGCGCGGCAGGTTCACCAGGTCCAGCAGGCCGGCGACGCTCCGCGGATCCACATTGTCGAGCACGTGCAGCCGCGGCCGCCCGTTGCGCTGCGCCGAGCTGCGGGCGTTCCAGTCGCGCGGCAGCAGCGCCGTGCGCAGGCAGACGGCGCCGAGCGCCGATCCGCCGATGCCGAGCACGACCACGTCGTCCAAGCCGGGACGCGCGCTGCTCGCCCAGTCGCTCACGCGCTGTCGCTCGGTTGCCTGCGCCTCGAGTTCGCGGAAGCCCAGGACGCCACGGGCGGCCATCGCCTGCGCGCCGGCGACCGCGGACTGCAGGCGCGGTGCAAGCGCGCTCAGCGCGTCCGCGTCCGGACCGCTCGGCACGGCGGCACGCAGCATCCCGCTCACATCCAGACGAATCGTCACGAACCGAACTCCACGGAGAGGCCGTCGTAGGCCGGTTGAATGTCGTCGGGCAGCGCGGCGGCCAGCGCGGCGTGGGACGTCTCGTGGGTCAGGTGGGTGAAGTAGCACCGCCGGGCGCCGACTCGACGTGCGGCGTCCACCGCTTCTCCGATCGAGAAGTGCGTGGGATGCGAGGTCCGGAACAGCGCATTGAGCACCAGGACCTCGGCGCCCCTGAGCGCCACGACCGCCTCGTCCGTGAGCTCCTTGGCGTCGGTGACATAGGCCAGCGGCCCGATGCGGTAGCCGAACACGCGCACGCGGCCGTGTGGCAGCGCCACGGCGGTGACGTCGAGGTGCCCGATGCGCGTCGGCACACCCGGCGCAAGCGCTTGCGCGAAACCCTCGGGCTTGCTGGTGCCGGGGAGCGGCTTCATCGCGGCATCGAAGATGTACGAGAAGCGCCTGGTGAGGCCGTCCAGCGTCTCCTTGGGGCCGTACATCGGCAACGCGCCGTCGCGGCGCACCGAAATGGCCCGGATGTCGTCGATGCCGTGCGTGTGGTCGGCGTGCTCGTGCGTGAAGAGCACCGCGTCGAGGCGATCGATGCCGGCCGCAATCAGCTGCAGACGCAGCTCGGGCGGCGTATCGATGAGCAGGCGCAGGCCGGCGTCTTCCACCACGGCGCCGACACGCGTGCGCTTGTCGCGCGGGTCCTCGGAGCGGCACACGGCACAGGCGCAGCCGATCTGCGGCACGCCGAAGCTCGTCCCCGTCCCGAGGAAGGTCAGCTTCACACCGTCTCCACCTTCAGCTGGTTCGTCGTGCCCGGAACATCGAAGGGCACGCCGGCCGTGATCACCACGCGCTCGCCCGGCACGGCGATCCCGTGCTTCACCAAGAGCTCACGGGCCAGCGCCGTCATCTGTGTGTAGGTGTCGCAGTGCGGCACGAGGAAGGGCGTCACGCCCCAGGTCATCGCGAGCTGGTTGTAGGTGCGGATGTTGTCCGTGAGCACGACGATGCGCACGTTCGGCCGTCGTGCCGCGACGATGCGGGCGCTGAAGCCGCTCTTGGTGAAGACGACGATGGTCTGCGCGCCGAGCAGGCGCACCGCCGTCACGCTGGCCGAGGCGATGGTCTCCTCGACCGTCGCCGTGCCGGGCTTGAGGCGGTCGATGCCCTGCCCGCGCTCCACCGGCGCCTGCTCGGCGGCGGTCGCGATGCGCCGCATCGCCTGCACCGCCAGCACCGGATGCAGGCCCGCGGCGGTCTCGGCCGACAGCATCACCGCGTCGGTGCCGTCGAGGATGGCGTTCGCGACGTCGCTGGCCTCGGCCCGCGTCGGGCGCGGGTTCTGGATCATCGACTCCAGCATCTGCGTGGCGGTGATCACCGGCCGGCCGTAGCGGTTGGCCAGCCCGATGATGCGCTTCTGCTGCAGCGGCACCTGCTCGAAGGGCAATTCGACGCCGAGGTCGCCGCGGGCCACCATCACCGCGTCGGTGGCCTTGAGGATGGCTTCGATGCGCTCCAGCGCCGAGTCCTTCTCGATCTTGGCGACGACGAGCATCCCCTTGGGTAGCATCGCCTTGAGTTCGGCGATGTCCTCGGCCCGGCGCACGAAGCTCAGCGCGAGGTAGTCGAGGTCCTGCTCGATGGCGAACTGAATATCCTCGCGGTCCTTGTCGGTGATGCTCGGCGCGGAGACATCGATGCCGGGGAGATTCATCCCCTTGTTGCTCTTGAGCAGGCCGCCGTAGCGCACCTTCGCGTGGACGCGCGGGGCGTCAACCTTCGTCACCTCGAGTGCCAGGAGGCCGTCGTCGACGAGAATCGTGCCCCCGACCATTACGTCGGCCGCGAGCGCGTCGTAGGTGATGGGAATCTCCCCCGCCCCGCACGCGTCTTCCGGCGCGAGCACCAGCGTCTGGCCTTCCTCGATGGTGATGGCCTCGGCCAGCGCACCGATACGGATGCGCGGGCCCTGCAGGTCGCCGAGGATGGCGATGGGCTTGCCGAGGTCCTGCGCGATGCCGCGGATGTTCTCGACCGTGCGCGCGTGCTGCTCGTGCGCGCCGTGCGAGAAGTTGAGGCGGGCGACGTTCATCCCCGCGTGGATCAGCCGGCGGATGACATCGGGCGACGCGGAAGCCGGCCCGATAGTCGCGACGATCTTGGTGACGCCGGTGGAGGGGGTGCCCGCGGGGGGAGTGGTCACGGGATCAGCGGCCGGTAGCGGCCGCGTGACCGAGCGCGGCCGTCTTCTGTTCGATGCCGGCGATCAGCGTATCGAACGAGGTCTGGAACGAGGCCAGCCCCTCGGTCAGGAGGCGGTCAGTGACGGCATCAAGGTCGATGCCCACCGTGCCAAGTTCGGCGAGCAGGGAATCTGCCTCGGCGAGCCCCACGTCCACCGTCCGCTTGGTCACGCCGTGGTCACGATATGCCTCGAGCGTGTTCGGCGGCATCGTGTTGACCGTATCGGGCCCGATCAGCTCCTCGACGTAGATGGTGTCGCGGTAGGCCGGGTTCTTGGTGCTGGTGCTGGCCCAGAGCGGGCGCTGCACCTGCGCGCCGAGCGCGGCGAGGCGAGCCCAGCGCTCGCCGCTGAACTTGCGGGTGAAGAGCGCGTAGGCGCGCTTGGCGTTGGCGATGGCCGCCTTGCCCTTGAGTGCAGTGGCGCGGTCGGCCGCGAGTGTGCCGGCCTTCACCTGCGCGTCGAGGGCGGCGTCGATGGCCGAGTCCACGCGGCTGACGAAGAACGAGGCGACGCTGGCGACGTGTCCCAGCGGCTGGCCAGCGGCGGCGCGACGCTCGAGGCCCGCGAGGTAGGCGTCGATCACGCGCTCGTGCGCGGCGACGGCGAAGAGCAGCGTGACGTTCACGTTGAGTCCGTCGCCGATGAGCTGCTCAAGCGCGAGGCAGCCCTCATCGGTGCCTGGGACCTTGATCATCACGTTGGGGCGGTCCACGGTCTGCCAGAGGCGGTGCGCCTCGGCGACGGTGGCCTTGGCATCGTGCGCGGCCCCGGGCGACACCTCGATGGACACGAAGCCGTCACGCTGCTTCGAGGCATCGTACACTGGGCGGAAGACGTCGCAGGCGGTGCGCACGTCGTCGGTCTCGACCAGTTCGAAGAGCTCCCACGCGGTCTTGCCGGGCGCGGCGGCCTTCAGCTGCGCATCGTAGGCCGTGCCCGAGGCCAGGGCCTTTTCGAAGATCGTCGGGTTGGAGGTCATCCCCGTGAGCGCATCGTCGCGCAGGCGGCGGGCGAGCGTGTCGCCCTGCAGGAGGGCGCGGTCGATGAAGTCGAGCCAGATGGACTGGCCGGCGGCGTGGAGGGCGTGGAGGGGCGTCGGAGCGGACATCGGCACGGGACAGGGAGTGGGGGAGGCGAGCCGTCAATTTACCATCCTGCCGGGGTGAATGGCGCGAAACGCCGCCGCGCGTCAGCTTTCGTGCCGATGCCTTTCGCTCCTGACCGATGCGCCTGAACGATCCGCCGTCCGGCCCCAGCGGTGCCGTCCGCCGCGCCTGGTGGTGGCGCCGCCTGCCCCTCACGGCGCAATTAGCGGCGATTGGGATGGTCGTGGCACTCGCGTGGTTTCTCACCGCCCGCCTCGCGGCCGACATCGTGGCAGCCGAGGTGCGGTCACGCGCCGAGCAGTTGGACCGCCTGCACCTCGCCGAGGTCGCTGCCGTGCGGATGCTGGGCTCGCTGAATGGGATGTCGGCGGCGGTACGTGGCTTCGTCGTCTCCGGCGATGAAGCGCACGGCGTGCGGTATGAAGCCGCACGGCGCTCGTTCGAGGCCGACGCGAGCGTCGTCGCCGACCAGGTTGCACAGGACCTGAACGTCGTGCGCCGCCTGCAGCGGATGCGGGTGCAGATTGCGCTGTACGACCAAGAGATTGCGTCACCCAACTTCGAGGTGCGGCGGCGGCAGGGCTTCAACGCCTTTGGCCCAGGCACGCCGGGCCTCGCCCGCGTCGAACGAGGCGCAAACGTGATCGACGCCCTGCGCACCGAACACGCACGGATGCTGCGCCTGGTGCGCGAGAACCTGACGGCGCTGGAGGCCGAAATCGAGACGGCCACCGCACGGAACGAGTGGGAGAGTTTCCTCATCCGCGCGGCAGCGGTGATGGTCTTCCTGCTGGCGCTGACGCTGATGATGCGCCTGCTGTCCTACGCCTTGAATCAAGTCGTGCGCGCCGCCGAGGCCTTGGATGCCGGCCGCTACGAGGATGCGCGGCTGCCCAACCACCACAAGGCGCCCAATGCCGAGATGGCGCGACTGGCGCTGACCTTCGATCGCCTCGCGCAGAGCATCGCCATCCGCGAGCGGCAACTGCAGGAGGACATCGAGAAGCTCAAGGAGCTTGAGCGGCTCAAGGCCGACTTCGTGTCCACGGTGAGCCACGAGTTGCGGACGCCGCTGACGTCAATGCGCGGCGCCCTCGGCCTCCTGCTCGGTGGTGCCGGCGGCGAGCTGAGCCCGAAGGGCCGCGAGCTCCTGCGCATCGCCCTGACCAACACCGACCGCCTCATCCGGCTCATCAACGACATTCTCGACATCGAGAAGATGGACGCTGGCCACGTACAGATCCGGCGCGACCGCGTACGGCTGCGTCCGCTGCTCGAGACGACGATCGCCGGCCTCGACGGACTCTCGCGCGACACCGGTGTCCCCCTGGTCCTGCACGAGATGGAAGAGGTCGAGCTGATCGGCGACTCCGACCGCCTCATCCAGGTCTTCACCAACCTGATCTCCAACGCCGTCAAGTTCTCGCCCAAGGGCGAGCCGGTGGAAGTCTCGGCCACGCTGGAACCCGAGGGGGTGCGCATCGGGGTGCGCGACCACGGCCCGGGCATCGCGCCCGAGTTCCAGTCTCGCATCTTCGGCCGCTTCCAGCAGGCCGGCGGGGCGGCCTCGCGCCAGAGCGGTGGCACCGGCCTCGGACTCAGCATCGCCAAGGCCATCACCGAGTTGCACGGCGGCCGCATCGGCTTCGAGAACGTCGAGGACGGCGGCACGCGGTTCGGCGTGGTGCTGCCCATCGCGCCGGAGCCGGAGAGCGTCGAGGATCGGCGACCGGCCGTGCTGGTGGTCGAGGACGACGACTCGATGCGCGAGGTGCTCTGCACGCTCTTCGAACCCTTCGCCCACGCCATCGCCGCCCGCGACGCCGCCGAAGCGATGCGTGGTCTCGGCCGCTTCCCCGTGAAGGTCGTCGTGGTCGACCACGGGTTGCCCGGAATGGACGGCCTGGCGTTGGCCCGGCGTCTGCGCGCCGATCCGCGCTATCGCGGGCTTCCCGTCCTCTTGTACTCGGCGACGGAGTTTGGCGTGAAGGACCTCAAGGACTCCGGCATCCGCATCGGCGACGCCTTCGTGAAGACGCGCGACTCCGAGCAGTCGCTGCTCGAACGCGTCAAGCGCGAGTTGCAGGGCTGAGCGACACTCAGGCCGGCTTCTTTGTGCCGAAGCCCTCGCGCGTCATCTTGCCCCAACTCTCCACGCCGCGCAGGTGCTTCCAGAAGGACTGCAGCCGAAAGAACACCGTCATCTGCCGGTAGCCGAGCCCTTCAACGACGGCAAAGCCGAGCAGCTTCCAGAAATCGCGACGCCGGCGGTAACGCTTGAACGAGAACTCCTCGAGCAGGACGGCCCAGATGGACAGGATGGTGCCGTAACCAATCGCGACCAAGAAGAACAGCAGCGCGAAGCCGAAGTCCACGGCCCCCAGCGCCAAGCCGAGCGCGAGGGCCAGCCAGCCGCACAGTTCGACCAACGGCGCGATGAGTTCGCCGAAGACGTAGAACGGCACTGCCAGCATCCCGACCGGCCCGTAGCGCGGGTTGAAGAGCATCGTGCGATGCGCCCACAACGTACCGATGAGGCCGCGATGCCAACGCTCGCGCTGCCGCCCAAGTACGCGGGCCGACGCCGGCACTTCGGTCCACGCCACCGGATCGGGAATGAAGGGCAGCGTCGCCTCGATTCGATGCTCCTTCAGGTAGCGGTGCAGACGTACGACGAGGTCCATATCCTCAGTGACGTTGCCCGTCTTGTATCCCCCGATCGCCAGCAGATACTTCTTTCGGAACAAGCCGAAAGCGCCGGAGATGATGAGGTTGCCGCCGAGGTGGTTCCAACCAAGGCGGCCGAAGAGAAACGCACGCAGGTACTCGACAACCTGGCAGCCGACCATCCAGCGACTGCTCACCCGCGCCTCGGTGACGCGGCCCATCTCCACGGTGCAGTCGTTGGCAACGCGGATGGTGCCGCCCACCGCGGCGACATTGGCGCCGAGGAGGAAGGGGCGGGCCAAGCGCATCAGTGCGTCAGGCTCGATCAGCGTGTCGGCGTCGACCGCGACGACGAACGGGTGCCGCGCCGCGTTCATCGCGGCATTGAGGGAGTCGGCCTTGCCGCCGTTCTCCTTGTCGATGACGAGCAAGCGCGCGAAGCGCCGCGAGCGGTAGTAGCCGCGCACCGCCTGCGTGCGGATCGACACCGGGAACGCCGGCGGCACCTCGTACAGGTCGAACTCCCGCATCAGGGCCTGCATCGTGGCGTCCTTGGAGCCGTCGTTGACCACCACGACCTCGAGGTTGGGATACTCGAGGGTGAGGAAACTCAGCAGGCTGGAGCCGATCGTGACCTCCTCGTTGTAGGCCGGCACCAGCAGTGACAGGGGCGGGAGTGCGTCGGAGGCGAGCAGGCGCTGCAGGTGTTCGTCCGCCGCGAGGCGCCAGTGGCTCCAAAGCTCGGGAATCGAGAGGAGCAAGAGTACCGCATAGGCGGTGCTGAGCAGCAGCAGGTACACGAGCGCCGCGTGGTCACCCCACCACAGCAGGGTGCGTGCCGCGTCGAGCCAGTCGAGGCCGGTCATCCCTGCCCCATCTCCAACAAGGCGCCGTCGGAGAGGCCGCTGACCATCGTGGCCATATCGCGGGCGAAGCGGTCGCTGCCCTCACGCGCGGCGCGCAGCGCGGCGCGGCCCCGCTCCCCGAGTTGCGCCAGCGCCAACGCGGCGTGCAGGCGCACCTGCCAGACCGGATCGCCGACCAGGGGCGCGAGCAACGGCGTGGCACCGGCGGCGCCGAGTTCGCCGAGCGAACGCGCGGCGGCGGCACGCACCGTGGGATCGTGGTCGGCCACCAGGGCCGCCAAGGCGCGCGCCGCGTCGGGCCCGGCAAAGCGGCCCAACGCTCGAGCCACGCTGCGCCGCACGAAGGCCGAGGGATGCGCGACGTGGGTCAGCGAGGCATCGAGTGAGCGCGGATCGTCCAGCGAGGCCGCCAGCGTCACCCACGCCGCCACCTCGGCGGCCTCCGTGCCGTGGCGGATGCGCAACGCCAGCGGCACCGCCGCTTCCGCCGCCGACTGCCGGAGCACGCCCGTGAGATAGCCGCGCACCAC contains these protein-coding regions:
- a CDS encoding response regulator, translated to MRLNDPPSGPSGAVRRAWWWRRLPLTAQLAAIGMVVALAWFLTARLAADIVAAEVRSRAEQLDRLHLAEVAAVRMLGSLNGMSAAVRGFVVSGDEAHGVRYEAARRSFEADASVVADQVAQDLNVVRRLQRMRVQIALYDQEIASPNFEVRRRQGFNAFGPGTPGLARVERGANVIDALRTEHARMLRLVRENLTALEAEIETATARNEWESFLIRAAAVMVFLLALTLMMRLLSYALNQVVRAAEALDAGRYEDARLPNHHKAPNAEMARLALTFDRLAQSIAIRERQLQEDIEKLKELERLKADFVSTVSHELRTPLTSMRGALGLLLGGAGGELSPKGRELLRIALTNTDRLIRLINDILDIEKMDAGHVQIRRDRVRLRPLLETTIAGLDGLSRDTGVPLVLHEMEEVELIGDSDRLIQVFTNLISNAVKFSPKGEPVEVSATLEPEGVRIGVRDHGPGIAPEFQSRIFGRFQQAGGAASRQSGGTGLGLSIAKAITELHGGRIGFENVEDGGTRFGVVLPIAPEPESVEDRRPAVLVVEDDDSMREVLCTLFEPFAHAIAARDAAEAMRGLGRFPVKVVVVDHGLPGMDGLALARRLRADPRYRGLPVLLYSATEFGVKDLKDSGIRIGDAFVKTRDSEQSLLERVKRELQG
- a CDS encoding glycosyltransferase family 2 protein, giving the protein MTGLDWLDAARTLLWWGDHAALVYLLLLSTAYAVLLLLSIPELWSHWRLAADEHLQRLLASDALPPLSLLVPAYNEEVTIGSSLLSFLTLEYPNLEVVVVNDGSKDATMQALMREFDLYEVPPAFPVSIRTQAVRGYYRSRRFARLLVIDKENGGKADSLNAAMNAARHPFVVAVDADTLIEPDALMRLARPFLLGANVAAVGGTIRVANDCTVEMGRVTEARVSSRWMVGCQVVEYLRAFLFGRLGWNHLGGNLIISGAFGLFRKKYLLAIGGYKTGNVTEDMDLVVRLHRYLKEHRIEATLPFIPDPVAWTEVPASARVLGRQRERWHRGLIGTLWAHRTMLFNPRYGPVGMLAVPFYVFGELIAPLVELCGWLALALGLALGAVDFGFALLFFLVAIGYGTILSIWAVLLEEFSFKRYRRRRDFWKLLGFAVVEGLGYRQMTVFFRLQSFWKHLRGVESWGKMTREGFGTKKPA
- a CDS encoding HEAT repeat domain-containing protein, encoding MTAQVVLGVVGVVQLVFLSLLLAFVVIRRQYDRARRGAFIAGKTALAAPLRDWIVAGAHPEPVVRALRNLPRGTAVGYVSLLARETIPAAQRNELAVALRGEPWMQLAMRRRRSRFWWRRLEAARALSIVGTTRDRHAVRELLGDRHPAVQIAAATALPRVADAALYGQVMDDIFEMPKVVRGYLTGVLRQSAAEAAVPLALRIRHGTEAAEVAAWVTLAASLDDPRSLDASLTHVAHPSAFVRRSVARALGRFAGPDAARALAALVADHDPTVRAAAARSLGELGAAGATPLLAPLVGDPVWQVRLHAALALAQLGERGRAALRAAREGSDRFARDMATMVSGLSDGALLEMGQG